A segment of the Streptomyces sp. Tu 2975 genome:
ATGACCGCAGCGGCGCGCGGGCGATGTTCATCGAACTGCGCAAGCTGCCCGACGGGTCGCCCGAGCGGGCCGAGCTGCGCAACCAGCTGGTCCGGATGCATCTGCCGCTGGTCGAACACCTGGCGCGGCGGTTCCGTAACCGCGGCGAGCCACTGGACGACCTCACCCAGGTCGCGACGATCGGCCTGATCAAGTCGGTGGACCGGTTCGACCCGGAGCGCGGTGTCGAGTTCTCGACCTACGCGACCCCGACGGTGGTCGGCGAGATCAAGCGCCACTTCCGCGACAAGGGCTGGGCGGTGCGGGTGCCGCGCCGTCTGCAGGAGCTGCGGCTCTCGCTCACGACCGCGACGGCCGAGCTCTCCCAGCAGCACGGCCGGTCCCCGACCGTGCACGAGCTCGCGGAGCGCCTCGGCATCTCGGAGGAGGAGGTCCTGGAGGGCCTGGAGTCCGCGAACGCGTACTCCACGCTGTCCCTGGACGTCCCCGACACGGACGACGAGTCCCCGGCGGTGGCGGACACGCTGGGCGCCGAGGACGAGGCCTTGGAGGGCGTCGAGTACCGCGAGTCCCTCAAGCCGCTCCTGGAGGGCCTCCCGCCGCGGGAGAAGCGGATCCTGCTGCTGCGTTTCTTCGGGAACATGACCCAGTCCCAGATCGCGCAGGAGGTCGGCATCTCCCAGATGCACGTCTCCCGCCTCCTCGCCCGCACCCTGGCGCAACTCCGCGAACGCCTCCTGGTCGAGGAGTAACACGCGCGGCCCCCGCCCCGCGCCCTGCGGCATGGGGGCGACCACCGGCCGGAGACGAAATCGGACGTGAGGGGGGCGGGGTCGTAGGAGGGAGTGTCCGGAAGTAACAGGGGCGCCCCAACGGCCCGGGGCGACAAACCCCCGGGCCGGGCCACGGGCAAGCGGCCCGTGCCGGGCCACGCCCGGATGCGCCGCCCGCCCCAGGGCTACGCCCGGCTACGGATCCCCAGCGCCTGCGCCGTCGTCGGGTTTACGAGCAGCACCAGGCCCGTCACCACGACCGCCGCCAGCACCACGCCCAGCGGAATCAGCGCGCCGGACGCCCGCAGCAGCGTCCACGCGGGGATCATTCCGATCAGCTGGGTGATGATCGCCGGTCCGCGGCTCCAGCTGCGCTGCCGCAGCAGCCCTCGCGCCGCCGCCAGCGGGATCGCTCCGAGGGCTATCAGCGTCAGGCCGCCCATCTCCGCCTGGGAGGGACTGTCGGGCCGGCCGAGCAGACCCATCACAAGCATGTACACGCCGCCTACGACCAGCGCCAGCCCTTCGGCGGCGCACACCGCTGCCGCGGCGGTCAGTCGGGTGGGGCGGCCGGGGGCGGAGGTCTGGTCGTCACTGCTCACCCATGCAGGGTAGCTGTCACCTGTACAGGGCCGCCGTGGCCCAGAGGCAGAGCCGCCGTCACCCGGCCGTGCCACAAGTCACCACACCCGCCCGCACCCCCGCCTCGCACCAGCCGCAGGGCCCACCCCCGAAACCCGGACTGGGCCAGGTACCCCCCAGTAGGTACCCTGCATCGCATGCGCGCACTTCTCGTGGTCAATCCGGCAGCAACCACCACCAGTGCCCGCACGCGCGACGTACTGATCCACGCACTCGCGAGCGAGATGAAGATCGAGGCGGTCACCACCGAGTACCGCGGCCACGCCCGCGACCTCGGCCGCCGGGCCGCGGAGTCGAACGACATCGACCTGGTCGTCGCTCTCGGCGGCGACGGCACGGTCAACGAAGTGGTCAACGGCCTGCTGCACAACGGCCCCGATCCGGAGGGCCTCCCCCGTCTCGCGGTCGTCCCGGGCGGCTCCACGAACGTCTTCGCCCGCGCTCTCGGTCTGCCGAACGACGCCGTAGAGGCGACCGGCGCGATCCTGGACGCGCTCCGCGACCGGACGGAGCAGACCGTCGGCCTGGGTCTCGCGGCCGGCACGCCCGACACGGAGGACGAGGGCGTCCCGCAGCGCTGGTTCACCTTCTGCGCCGGGTTGGGCTTCGACGCCGGCGTGGTCGGCCGCGTCGAACAGCACCGCGAACGCGGCAAGCGTTCGACGCACGCCCTTTACGTCCGCCAGGTGCTGCGCCAGTTCCTGGACGACCCGCACCGCAGACGCGGCACCATCACCCTGGAGCGGCCCGGCGCGGCCCCGGTGGAGGACCTGGTGCTGTCCATAGTCTGTAACACCTCCCCGTGGACCTACCTGGGCAATCGTCCGGTGTACGCGTCCCCGAAGGCCTCCTTCGACACCGCCCTCGACGTGCTCGGACTGTCCAAGCTGTCGACCCCCGCGGTGGCGCGTTACGGCACTCAGCTGCTGAGGTCGAGCCCGGAGCGCGGGCCGCGTGGAAAGCACGCACTCACACTTCATGACCAGACCGACTTCACCTTGCATTCAAAGGTCCCACTGCCCTTCCAGATGGACGGTGACCACCTGGGGCTGCGCACGAGCGTGACGTTCACAGGCGTTCGCCGTGCACTGCGTGTGATTGTGTGACCGGAAGGACCGAAAGTCCTTTATCTCGAACGTACGGGCTGGGATCCACCCCATAGAAGTACGGCTGTGACCTAGTCGACACCGAGGAATCAAAAAAAACTTTCCGGAAGGGGTTGTATCCGCCGCCGAGGTTTGCGAATCTCTACATGGCGATCGGGACGGCCCGCAACATCGGCCCCACAGACCGCCGGAACCCCTCCACGAATCCAGGACCCAACGCCGGGCTAACTGGCGATCGGCCCTTCCCTTGCGGGGGATTCGTGAAAGCGTTCACATTCACAAGCA
Coding sequences within it:
- a CDS encoding RNA polymerase sigma factor SigF, with product MREDEERGPRLLSASAGIPEQQARPHPVVDEPDGRTASAERADRMSEHQQDHHPHDRSGARAMFIELRKLPDGSPERAELRNQLVRMHLPLVEHLARRFRNRGEPLDDLTQVATIGLIKSVDRFDPERGVEFSTYATPTVVGEIKRHFRDKGWAVRVPRRLQELRLSLTTATAELSQQHGRSPTVHELAERLGISEEEVLEGLESANAYSTLSLDVPDTDDESPAVADTLGAEDEALEGVEYRESLKPLLEGLPPREKRILLLRFFGNMTQSQIAQEVGISQMHVSRLLARTLAQLRERLLVEE
- a CDS encoding diacylglycerol kinase family protein, whose protein sequence is MRALLVVNPAATTTSARTRDVLIHALASEMKIEAVTTEYRGHARDLGRRAAESNDIDLVVALGGDGTVNEVVNGLLHNGPDPEGLPRLAVVPGGSTNVFARALGLPNDAVEATGAILDALRDRTEQTVGLGLAAGTPDTEDEGVPQRWFTFCAGLGFDAGVVGRVEQHRERGKRSTHALYVRQVLRQFLDDPHRRRGTITLERPGAAPVEDLVLSIVCNTSPWTYLGNRPVYASPKASFDTALDVLGLSKLSTPAVARYGTQLLRSSPERGPRGKHALTLHDQTDFTLHSKVPLPFQMDGDHLGLRTSVTFTGVRRALRVIV